Proteins found in one Primulina eburnea isolate SZY01 chromosome 16, ASM2296580v1, whole genome shotgun sequence genomic segment:
- the LOC140817064 gene encoding uncharacterized protein isoform X2: MITHLGSDLPICDPPVSVYKGYSMPKDTEKYLLSCGLKNAVYYIRAFDLTQDLFGTLVHCPPQLSSSRGDTSSEPVTERRPQEALWSYYGEIIGSGPR; this comes from the exons ATGATCACTCATTTGGGTTCTGATTTACCG ATATGTGATCCACCTGTTAGTGTGTACAAAGGCTACTCCATGCCCAAGGACACAGAGAAGTATCTTCTCTCCTGTGGGCTTAAAAATGCTGTTTATTACATCAGAGCTTTCGATCTTACTCAAGATCTTTTTGGCACCCTTGTGCATTGCCCTCCTCAG CTTTCTTCTTCAAGAGGTGACACATCTAGCGAACCTGTGACAGAGAGGAGGCCACAGGAAGCTTTGTGGTCGTATTATGGG GAGATTATTGGATCTGGACCACGTTGA
- the LOC140817064 gene encoding uncharacterized protein isoform X3, whose protein sequence is MITHLGSDLPICDPPVSVYKGYSMPKDTEKYLLSCGLKNAVYYIRAFDLTQDLFGTLVHCPPQLSSSRGDTSSEPVTERRPQEALWSYYGYIPLMRK, encoded by the exons ATGATCACTCATTTGGGTTCTGATTTACCG ATATGTGATCCACCTGTTAGTGTGTACAAAGGCTACTCCATGCCCAAGGACACAGAGAAGTATCTTCTCTCCTGTGGGCTTAAAAATGCTGTTTATTACATCAGAGCTTTCGATCTTACTCAAGATCTTTTTGGCACCCTTGTGCATTGCCCTCCTCAG CTTTCTTCTTCAAGAGGTGACACATCTAGCGAACCTGTGACAGAGAGGAGGCCACAGGAAGCTTTGTGGTCGTATTATGGG TACATTCCGTTGATGAGAAAATGA
- the LOC140817064 gene encoding uncharacterized protein isoform X1, with product MITHLGSDLPICDPPVSVYKGYSMPKDTEKYLLSCGLKNAVYYIRAFDLTQDLFGTLVHCPPQVTKRNEMDCPGEEVIWIDKGKTFVLSLVFGEMNVGSFWYHVFC from the exons ATGATCACTCATTTGGGTTCTGATTTACCG ATATGTGATCCACCTGTTAGTGTGTACAAAGGCTACTCCATGCCCAAGGACACAGAGAAGTATCTTCTCTCCTGTGGGCTTAAAAATGCTGTTTATTACATCAGAGCTTTCGATCTTACTCAAGATCTTTTTGGCACCCTTGTGCATTGCCCTCCTCAG gtgacaAAAAGGAATGAAATGGATTGTCCAGGAGAAGAAGTCATATGGATAGATAAGGGAAAAACTTTTGTCTTGTCACTCGTATTTGGTGAAATGAACGTTGGGAGTTTTTGGTATCATGTATTTTGTTAA
- the LOC140817063 gene encoding protein PLASTID REDOX INSENSITIVE 2, chloroplastic-like, with amino-acid sequence MIMGQSQSYMGLIPKKIKPPFQKLHKNRSLKLRRKDMASSISAATSILYNSPASKLLSSNILPSSLSTPETPLLHLRSSLACVKRRDNFICRAEKEYKFPDPIPEFADSETEKFRTHLAKKLSKKDMFGDSVDEVVGICTQIFSDFLHTEYGGPGTLLVIPFIDMADTLNERGLPGGPQAARAAVKWSQDHVDKDWKEWTT; translated from the exons ATGATAATGGGCCAGAGCCAAAGTTACATGGGCTTAATCCCAAAGAAGATTAAGCCCCCTTTTCAAAAGCTTCACAAAAATAGATCACTGAAACTGCGACGCAAAGACATGGCTTCCTCCATATCTGCTGCAACATCAATCCTCTACAATTCTCCTGCTTCGAAATTATTATCTTCAAATATTCTTCCCTCTTCTCTAAGTACACCCGAAACTCCTCTCCTTCATCTTCGTTCTTCTTTAGCTTGTGTCAAAAGAAGGGACAACTTCATTTGCCGGGCCGAGAAGGAGTACAAGTTCCCAGACCCCATCCCAGAATTTGCTGATTCT GAGACTGAGAAGTTCAGGACTCATTTGGCTAAGAAGCTGTCCAAGAAAGATATGTTTGGGGATTCAGTGGACGAAGTTGTCGGAATCTGTACTCAG ATCTTCAGTGATTTCTTGCACACGGAATACGGTGGTCCAGGAACTCTACTGGTGATTCCTTTTATCGACATGGCCGACACTCTAAATGAGAGAGGTTTACCTGGAGGACCTCAGGCCGCTCGAGCAGCCGTAAAATGGTCTCAAGATCATGTCGACAAGGATTGGAAAGAGTGGactacatga
- the LOC140817355 gene encoding uncharacterized protein — protein sequence MAKDSVNVANISANLSSVPVLNGTNFKDWKENVQIVLGCMDMDLAIRTEKPTAPTAISSSEERAIFEKWDRSNHMSLMIIKRAIPEVFRGAVSEDITNAKEYLAEIEKRFAKSDKTETSTILKSLISMKYKGKGNIREYIMEMSNLASKLKALKLDLHEDLLVHLILISLPVQFNHFKVSFNCQKETWSLNELISHCVQEEERLNQEKT from the exons ATGGCTAAAGATTCAG TGAATGTTGCTAATATTTCTGCCAACTTAAGTTCAGTACCGGTCCTTAATGGTACTAACTTTAAGGACTGGAAGGAGAACGTTCAGATAGTTCTCGGGTGCATGGACATGGACCTTGCGATTCGGACGGAGAAACCCACTGCTCCTACGGCAATTAGCTCCTCTGAAGAGAGAGCTATATTTGAGAAGTGGGATCGCTCCAATCACATGAGTCTGATGATCATCAAGCGTGCCATTCCGGAGGTGTTTAGGGGTGCAGTGTCTGAGGACATCaccaatgccaaggagtacctTGCAGAAATCGAGAAGCGCTTTGCCAAAAGCGATAAGACAGAAACAAGCACTATTCTAAAGAGCTTGATTTCAATGAAGTATAAGGGCAAGGGAAACATAAGGGAGTACATCATGGAGATGTCTAATCTTGCTTCGAAATTGAAGGCACTAAAGTTGGATTTGCACGAGGAtttactggtgcatctcatccTCATTTCTCTTCCGGTTCAGTTCAACCACTTTAAGGTTAGTTTTAACTGTCAGAAGGAAACGTGGAGTTTGAATGAACTGATTTCTCACTGTGTCCAAGAGGAAGAGAGATTGAATCAAGAGAAGACATAA
- the LOC140816762 gene encoding snakin-2-like, with protein MAYSSRKIILAALLLFFLAQVGIEEVKGAVKRRLLPYVDCGGLCEARCSLHSRPNVCTRACGTCCARCKCVPPGTSGNRELCGTCYTDMTTHGNKTKCP; from the exons ATGGCTTATTCTTCTCGTAAGATAATTCTAGCTGCCCTTTTACTCTTCTTCCTGGCTCAG GTTGGAATTGAAGAAGTGAAAGGTGCTGTTAAAAGAAGGCTTTTACCGTATGTAG ATTGTGGAGGATTATGCGAGGCGAGGTGCAGCTTACACTCGAGGCCCAATGTGTGCACAAGGGCTTGCGGCACTTGCTGTGCCCGCTGCAAATGTGTGCCGCCGGGCACCTCCGGCAACAGGGAATTGTGTGGGACATGCTACACCGATATGACTACACATGGAAACAAAACCAAATGTCCTTAA
- the LOC140816449 gene encoding uncharacterized protein, which translates to MSETSRSRVTITLGRTGQVVKRDGSSYDGGYINALPHAGNKRSVRERLGNSVDSSAQFSNKRMRGDGGAMIDADDIRLSRDDLRHKIIRKNMRKQSHNRLQDGEDLRNILSRPAQSSTNSVSAWEKLSETNDTRPRYLEPKDSRHHIPASRDDRQLISVSRSSSQHLPSSNVQLLLNPRVQHVPDARESGRIRLEPKDSKYRMPELSRSSMISDVHGPRTTNNVSKMEPGINSSSPWTLDHLRRRSPPDEALMSSRGLPAPVRDEEPNRIYAVRTLGDTRSSALKDAFEFSRPTSSSSYLTKMAPPVGPMKTRAPIVSTHLLPSSHAQNTSYVGDDHPTVDIFLRSLGLEKFAILFKAEEVDMYSLKQMTDSDLKVLGIPMGPRKKIMLALQPRLRRQA; encoded by the exons ATGTCAGAGACTTCGAGGTCTCGGGTCACAATAACCCTCGGACGCACCGGTCAG GTAGTGAAAAGGGATGGAAGTTCATATGATGGTGGTTATATCAATGCACTGCCACATGCTGGAAACAAGCGATCCGTTAGAGAAAGGCTTGGAAATTCCGTAGATTCATCTGCACAGTTCAGTAACAAGAG AATGAGGGGAGACGGTGGAGCTATGATTGATGCTGATG ATATCCGTCTAAGTAGAGATGATCTCCGGCACAAAATCATTCGAAAAAATATGCGCAAGCAAAGTCATAACAGACTGCAGGATGGGGAAGATCTTCGCAACATCCTCTCGAGGCCTGCACAATCTTCAACAAATAGTGTATCTGCATGGGAAAAGCTGTCTGAAACAAATGATACTAGACCACGTTATTTGGAACCGAAAGATAGTAGACATCACATTCCAGCCTCTAGGGATGATAGACAGTTAATATCAGTCTCCAGGAGTTCTAGCCAACATTTACCATCATCGAATGTTCAGCTACTTCTCAATCCTAGGGTACAACACGTGCCTGATGCCAGAGAAAGTGGACGAATCCGTCTTGAGCCAAAGGATAGCAAATATCGTATGCCAGAACTTAGTCGTTCTAGTATGATATCTGATGTACATGGCCCAAGAACTACAAATAATGTATCCAAGATGGAGCCAGGGATAAATTCTTCTTCTCCCTGGACCTTGGATCATTTAAGGCGAAGATCACCACCCGATGAAGCTTTGATGAGCTCTAGAGGTCTTCCTGCACCTGTAAGAGATGAAGAACCAAATAGAATATATGCTGTTAGGACATTGGGTGATACCAGATCGAGTGCACTTAAAGATgcttttgagttttcaagaccCACAAGTTCTTCATCTTATTTGACAAAAATGGCTCCACCTGTTGGACCGATGAAGACCAGGGCACCAATTGTCTCTACACATCTTTTACCAAGCAGTCACGCACAAAATACTTCATATGTG GGGGATGATCACCCTACTGTTGACATCTTTCTAAGGTCACTGGGCCTTGAAAAGTTTGCCATTCTTTTTAAGGCCGAGGAG GTGGATATGTATTCTTTGAAGCAGATGACTGACAGTGACCTTAAAGTGTTGGGAATACCCATG GGACCAAGGAAGAAAATCATGCTCGCACTGCAACCTCGTCTTAGAAGGCAAGCATGA